Proteins co-encoded in one Candidatus Zixiibacteriota bacterium genomic window:
- the istA gene encoding IS21 family transposase — translation MANQLKMVMVHAIIGLLEQGWRYRRIARELGVHRDTVARYDRLRKISDSKPANPTPGSNADDHSKPANATLGSALGYRLPDRCLGPPSLCRPFEEIIQKKLDQNLSGQRIWQDLVDEHGFDGSYSSVKRYLCRLGSSTPLPFRRMECGPGEEAQVDFGSGAWIVKDGKNRWAHVLRVILSNSRKGYSEAVFKQSTENFIRVLENAFHAFGGVPQTLVIDNLKAAVQKADWYDPELNPKIIEFARHYNVVFLPTKPYTPRHKGKVESGVKYVKNNALKGRSFNSLPELNQFLAHWERRVADTRIHGTTRKQVAKVFREVEQPTLLPVNPERFPFYSEGKRKVNRDGHIGVANAYYSTPPEYLGREVWVRWDGHLVRIYDEQSRQIAIHARVQPGKFHTDRKHLAAEKISSVERGAEYMLGRAIRIGNQAGQWATQMLKARGIEGVRVLQGFLSLSKKHPAKVINQVSQTALEAGCFRLRPLRELCQRRSKELEQLSFNDDHPIIRPLSEYQKFINIPKVSFGIKDRQENKI, via the coding sequence ATGGCAAATCAGCTCAAAATGGTTATGGTTCATGCGATTATAGGATTATTAGAGCAGGGCTGGCGTTATCGCCGGATTGCTCGCGAGCTTGGCGTACATCGTGATACAGTAGCTCGTTATGACCGGTTACGGAAGATTTCCGATTCAAAACCGGCCAATCCGACCCCCGGGTCTAATGCGGATGATCATTCAAAACCGGCCAATGCGACCCTCGGGTCTGCGTTAGGTTACAGGTTGCCTGATCGATGTTTAGGGCCGCCGAGTCTTTGCCGGCCGTTTGAAGAGATCATCCAGAAAAAGTTGGATCAGAATCTGTCCGGTCAGCGGATCTGGCAGGATTTAGTTGATGAACATGGGTTTGATGGTTCCTACAGTTCGGTTAAGCGTTACCTTTGTCGGCTTGGCAGCAGTACACCTTTGCCGTTTCGCAGGATGGAATGTGGTCCTGGTGAAGAGGCTCAGGTAGATTTCGGTTCAGGTGCCTGGATTGTTAAGGATGGTAAAAATAGGTGGGCTCATGTTCTGCGTGTTATCCTGAGTAATTCCCGTAAGGGCTACAGTGAAGCGGTCTTTAAACAAAGTACTGAGAACTTCATCAGGGTGTTGGAGAATGCCTTTCACGCTTTTGGCGGTGTCCCTCAAACGCTTGTCATCGACAATCTCAAGGCGGCGGTGCAGAAAGCTGACTGGTATGATCCGGAACTCAACCCGAAGATAATCGAGTTTGCCCGGCATTACAATGTTGTGTTTTTGCCAACCAAGCCATATACACCGCGTCATAAGGGAAAAGTTGAAAGCGGTGTCAAGTATGTCAAGAACAATGCTCTGAAGGGGCGTTCATTTAACAGCTTACCAGAGCTTAACCAGTTTTTAGCTCACTGGGAACGACGGGTGGCTGATACCCGTATCCATGGCACAACCCGGAAGCAAGTTGCTAAAGTATTCAGGGAAGTTGAACAACCAACTCTTTTACCGGTCAACCCGGAACGCTTTCCTTTTTACAGTGAAGGCAAACGCAAGGTCAACCGCGATGGTCATATTGGAGTTGCTAATGCCTACTATTCGACACCGCCGGAGTATCTTGGCCGCGAGGTGTGGGTACGCTGGGATGGTCACTTGGTGCGTATTTATGATGAGCAGTCACGCCAGATAGCGATACATGCCCGAGTTCAGCCGGGGAAGTTCCACACCGACCGAAAACATCTCGCCGCTGAAAAGATATCATCTGTTGAACGGGGAGCTGAGTATATGCTTGGCAGAGCTATACGTATAGGCAATCAAGCCGGTCAATGGGCTACCCAGATGTTAAAAGCGCGCGGCATTGAAGGTGTTCGTGTTCTGCAGGGCTTTTTATCCCTATCTAAGAAACATCCAGCTAAGGTTATCAACCAGGTCAGTCAAACAGCGCTTGAGGCAGGTTGTTTTCGACTGAGACCGCTGCGTGAACTTTGTCAGCGTCGATCAAAAGAATTAGAACAGCTTTCCTTCAATGATGATCACCCTATCATCAGACCATTATCTGAATATCAGAAGTTTATAAACATACCGAAAGTATCGTTTGGTATTAAAGACAGGCAGGAGAATAAAATATGA